CCGAGAACCCTCACGACCCCAAAGCAATCTCGATCAGATCGTGGGACGGAACATTGACTGCTGGCTACGTCAAGCAAGGGAACACTCAGCGCCTTCGGAACCTTCTCTCGGACCAAGCTTTCTCAGCGATGGTTCTTTCCACAGACAGCTATGACGGCAAAAGACAAGCAGCCCAAATCATTGTCTTCCGGCCCGGTCGAGTACTGGGATGCGAGAAGTTGCCAACGCACCCTCCCTTGACCGGGTAGCTTCATCCACATGGCGATCGTCTGGAGGATCCTTCGCTGGTTGGGAGTAACCGTCTGGTTCGGGATCTGGGCCTGCGGAATCAGCTACCTCCTGCTGACAGACACAGTTGTCGATCCTCGAGACCCATTCGCCAGTTGGATGAGCGACATCGGGTGCGTGCTGTTGATCGTGGGCTGGGTCGGGTTCTCGATCTACTACGCGATCACCGACGAGTTCCCCGATAGCTGGTGAAAGCCGTGGCTGTCACTGTGGGCCTCTTCCTCGCTGCGGTCCTGGTCGTGTTGCTCCTACTCATCTACGACGAGTCCAGGTACCGGTCGTGCATCGAAGGTGGCGGTTTGCCGGCCGGGAAACACCTGGGCCTCTACGAGTCCATAGACCGGTCAATCAACAACGAAAGCAGGCCGGAGAAGTGCGATCGAGTCTCGCCGTTCTAGCTCAACGGTTCTGCTTGATCCCTAGCCGCCGCCCCCGCCGCTTGATCCCCCACCTCTCTGTCCAAGGGTTCCGTTGGGCGATCCTCCCGCAGTCTGGGTGCCTCCTTCGCCGGGGGTCGTGCCGCACCCGGTGAACGATCCAGCCGAGCCGTACTTGGGGATCGAGACTAGGATCCACCCATGATGAGAACAGGTGGCTGAATTGAGAGCCCGCTTCGATGCCGGTCTCAGGGAGATGTCGCCTAGCAATTTCGCGCTGGTCATGGCCACGGGGATCGTCTCGATCGCGGCCCATCTGCTCGGATTCGTGTGGATCTCCAAGCCGCTCTTCTTCTTCAACGGGAGCGCCTACCTGGTGCTCTGGGTTCTGACAGTGCTGAGGATCACCCGTTACCGGCCGGAGGTCCTGACCGACCTGACCACCCACAGCGTCGGTGCCGGCTTCCTCACGATCGTCGCCGCCACCTGCGTACTTGGCAGCCAGTCGATCCTGCTGTTCGACTGGTTTGGCCTGGCGACAGTTCTGCTCGGAATCGGTGCCTTCTTCTGGATCGTTCTCACCTACGCCATCTTCACCGTGTTCACGATCAAACAGGACAAGCCATCTCTGGCCAAGGGAATCAACGGCGGCTGGCTCCTGGCGGTCGTCGCCACCCAGTCGGTCGCCGTCTTGACCGCCCTTCTGGCAGCCCACTGGGGACAGCCGACCCGCCTCCACGCGAACTACTTCGCCCTTTCGATGTGGCTTTGGGGCGGAATGTTTTACATCTGGATCATTTCGCTGATCTTTTACCGATACACGTTCTTTCGCTTCGATCCGGCCGATCTCGCCCCGCCCTACTGGATCAACATGGGAGCAATGGCGATTTCGGTTCTCGCCGGATCTCTCCTGATCGCCAACAGTGACGGCGGAGCACCGTTCCTCCATTCGGCCAGACCGTTCCTCGAGGGGTTCACGATCTTCTACTGGGCGACCGGGTCCTGGTGGATA
This DNA window, taken from Thermoleophilia bacterium, encodes the following:
- a CDS encoding tellurite resistance/C4-dicarboxylate transporter family protein yields the protein MSPSNFALVMATGIVSIAAHLLGFVWISKPLFFFNGSAYLVLWVLTVLRITRYRPEVLTDLTTHSVGAGFLTIVAATCVLGSQSILLFDWFGLATVLLGIGAFFWIVLTYAIFTVFTIKQDKPSLAKGINGGWLLAVVATQSVAVLTALLAAHWGQPTRLHANYFALSMWLWGGMFYIWIISLIFYRYTFFRFDPADLAPPYWINMGAMAISVLAGSLLIANSDGGAPFLHSARPFLEGFTIFYWATGSWWIPIIAILAVWRYGYRRLPFEYDPLYWGAVFPLGMYSAATYKMAEVMNLGFLDIVPKVFLAIALVAWLATLIGMFRSIHRRLRPA